Proteins co-encoded in one Plasmodium reichenowi strain SY57 chromosome 10, whole genome shotgun sequence genomic window:
- a CDS encoding hypothetical protein (conserved Plasmodium protein, unknown function), with translation MSEDDFYNNLENFIEESKKRVIYNKKQRHTKKLFHKIYIIYIYIYILYVFFFFILKIIEKEKLITSENDEEIDNIKDETQEIQAYNYTSLMIPSDVSSENKSDTNENIKQVLNLQESMDIQKIKEKKEKKKKQEVFKDIMCSDIKYEKKIKRKKKKIFENKRSSKKNKNNIRDFINLEKDIIITKTLMYNKKKKLDDIYKYTSKKEKTINNLNKNMIKEAAHMQELLIENFKKTEDLIKKFEDISSKKKKKKNQVQSLNIEISKLEVELEKKEEKIKELDKYKFFLNKLANCEKSDDIESSEKKKKNIDDNDDDKNEQSTINNMNKNIKEEDTIFSKKMKKYINNSQLLIDNFNLLEEKHLQLIDDTQNAEYELEEYEKKYEDKKKTYDIKYKEIDKKIENINNFINEHNNKIIEYEILMKNKTDHISFNNINNKIDFICTQFSYDIINTNEIMKKLQLLENKIYSYITTLTKYTEENSQLVYEYQREREQERRKQMRFEINLDRKGNNQNKQLKNKKVNNKNFNTNPKDKKEKRENIYTIFEKNLFK, from the exons ATGAGCGAAGatgatttttataat AATCTAGAGAATTTTATCGAAGAATCTAAAAAGAgagtaatatataataaaaaacagagacatacaaaaaaattatttcataaaatatatattatatatatatatatatatatattgtatgtattttttttttttattttgaagattatagaaaaagaaaaattaattacCAGCGAAAATg ATGAAGAAATagataatattaaagatGAAACACAAGAAATTCAAGCATATAATTATACTAGTTTAATGATCCCATCTGATGTAAGTTCAGAGAATAAATCTGATACAAA TGAAAATATAAAGCAAGTGCTTAACCTTCAAGAAAGCATggatatacaaaaaataaaagaaaagaaagaaaagaaaaaaaaacaagaaGTATTTAAAGATATTATGTGTAGTGATATCaaatatgaaaagaaaataaaaagaaagaaaaaaaaaatatttgaaaataagagatcttcaaaaaaaaataaaaataatataagagattttattaatttagaaaaagatataattattacaaagacattaatgtataataaaaaaaaaaaacttgatgatatatataaatatactagtaaaaaagaaaaaactATAAACAActtaaataaaaacatgATTAAAGAAGCAGCACATATGCAAGAATTGTTAATAGAGAACTTTAAAAAAACCGAGGATCTAATCAAA AAATTTGAAGATATTAGCTccaagaaaaaaaaaaaaaaaaatcaagTACAGTCCCTGAACATTGAAATAAGTAAATTAGAAGTGGAAttggaaaaaaaagaagaaaaaataaaagagttagataaatataaattttttttaaacaaatTAGCGAATTGTGAAAAAAGTGATGATATAGAGTCCagtgaaaaaaaaaaaaaaaatattgatgataatgatgatgataaaaatgaacaatCCACAATTAACAATATGAATAAGAAcataaaagaagaagacACAATTTTTTccaaaaaaatgaaaaaatatattaataattctcaattattaatagacaattttaatttattagaAGAAAAACATTTACAATTAATTGATGATACTCAAAATGCTGAATATGAATTAGAAGAAtatgaaaagaaatatgaagataaaaaaaaaacatatgatataaaatataaagaaatagataaaaaaattgaaaatataaataattttattaatgaacataataataaaattatcGAATATGAAATCcttatgaaaaataaaacagaTCATATATCAttcaataatataaataataaaatcGATTTTATCTGTACACAATTTTCTTATGATATTATCAATACAAATgaaataatgaaaaaattacaactattagaaaataaaatttattcatatattacAACACTCACAAAATATACAG aagaaaatagCCAACTTGTGTATGAGTATCAAAGGGAAAGAGAGCAAGAAAGGAGGAAGCAAATGAGATTTGAAATAAATTTGGATAGAAAAGGAAACAATCAAAATAAACAGttaaagaataaaaaagtgaataataaaaattttaacaCAAACCCGAAAGAT aaaaaggaaaagcgtgaaaacatatatacaatatttgaaaaaaatttatttaaataa
- a CDS encoding HORMA domain protein, putative (part of same gene as PRSY57_1022800B~gap found within coding sequence): protein METYLVDFMEAFTHLILYLTNVYSS from the coding sequence ATGGAAACTTATTTAGTAGATTTTATGGAGGCTTTTACTCATCTGATACTTTATTTAACAAATGTTTATTCTTCAG
- a CDS encoding hypothetical protein (conserved Plasmodium protein, unknown function) — MEGQRSLKKVNVYKRLPYLYIGMFFIGGLLEVVFCSTNYYQVYNIGESEKKLEGDVTELMKRYELRQKMKEKATQISED; from the exons ATGgag GGTCAAAGGagtttaaaaaaagtaaatgTTTATAAGCGTCTACCATATTTGTACATAGGAATGTTTTTTATTGGAGGCTTACTTGAAGTAGTTTTTTGTTCAACTAATTATTATCAAGTTTATAATATTG GTGAAAGTGAAAAGAAATTAGAAGGTGACGTAACAGAACTTATGAAAAGATATGAGCTTAGacaaaaaatgaaagaaa AGGCTACACAAATATCGGAAGactaa
- a CDS encoding orotidine 5'-phosphate decarboxylase, putative, translated as MGFKVKLEKRRNEVKTCLCIGVDPDEKDIENFMKNEKENNYKNIKKNLKEKYINNVSIKKDILLKAPNNIIREEKSEEFFYFFNHFCFYIINETNKYALTFKMNFAFYIPYGSVGIDVLKNVFDCLYELNIPTILDMKINDIGNTVKNYRKFIFEYLKSDSCTVNIYMGTNMLKDICYDEEKNKYYSAFVLVKTTNPDSAIFQKNLSLDNKQAYVIMAQEALNMSSYLNLEQNNEFIGFVVGANSYDEMNYIRTYFPNSYILSPGIGAQNGDLHKTLTNGYHKSYEKILINIGRAITKNPYPQKAAQMYYDQINAILKQNMES; from the coding sequence ATGGGTTTTAAGGTAAAATTAGAAAAACGAAGGAATGAAGTAAAAACGTGTTTATGTATTGGGGTTGATCCCGATGAGAAGGATATTGAGAACTTTATGAAGAATgagaaagaaaataattataaaaatataaagaaaaatttgAAAGAGaagtatataaataatgtatCTATAAAGAAGGATATTTTATTGAAAGCAcctaataatattataagaGAAGAAAAAAGTGAAGAATTCTTTTACTTTTTTAatcatttttgtttttatataattaatgaAACGAATAAATATGCCTTAACGTTTAAGATGAATTTTGCTTTTTATATTCCTTATGGATCAGTAGGTATAGATGTATTAAAGAATGTGTTTGATTgtttatatgaattaaatattCCAACAATATTAGATATGAAAATTAATGATATAGGAAATACGGTGAAAAATTATCgaaaatttatatttgaatatttaaagAGTGATTCATGTActgttaatatatatatgggaacaaatatgttaaaagatatatgttatgatgaagaaaaaaataaatattatagtGCATTTGTTCTTGTTAAAACTACTAACCCAGATTCAGctatatttcaaaaaaatcTCTCTTTAGATAATAAACAAGCATATGTAATTATGGCACAAGAAGCTTTAAATATGTCCAGCTACTTAAATCTagaacaaaataatgaatttaTAGGTTTTGTTGTTGGAGCAAATAGTTATGATgaaatgaattatatacGAACTTATTTTCCaaattcttatattttatcacCAGGAATAGGAGCTCAAAATGGAGACTTACATAAAACCTTAACAAATGGATATCATAAAAGTTATGAAAAAattcttataaatattgGAAGAGCTATAACAAAAAATCCATACCCTCAAAAAGCAGCTCAAATGTATTACGATCAGATTAATGCAATCTTAAAGCAAAATATGGAATcataa
- a CDS encoding HORMA domain protein, putative (part of same gene as PRSY57_1022800A~gap found within coding sequence), producing the protein LDVYEKKILKSMNISDNNEPNYICQVYVESPKNIT; encoded by the exons aTTTAGATGTATATGAGAAAAAGATTCTAAAGAGTATGAACATATCTGATAATAATGAGccaaattatatatgtcag GTATACGTAGAAAGTCCAAAAAATATCACATAA
- a CDS encoding hypothetical protein (conserved Plasmodium protein, unknown function): protein MSFEDKNYSFSGKRKEKGVSSYNEELIKCESSDKCEYKTKIKVRIGNNQRILLLLRHLNEEYYLILHQHKLIIGYPMIYRKIAPERSTYHYKAFYEKGDDTYENQNKRGKDRCEGYKFNDQDRLSIPIFEDFNDKTFSICCSCADTPITFESNSTIYGGLPRNMRLQCINDNETNRKLYKERIVSVKKSIRHLLPFYAIFRFMSDVKIFIIFHINIIKKEKDFSTYYKLYEEKKNNLNNNISYRYVLDDSKKEIKLFDEKIFNISSSSSAFDNINIPSIYNNYLLYPFFPDELYNIKYDTLEYGCSYNKALKFECIENDEKKCEYTDSTCLKKSILIPITYVSDKNDVCGLIGYNDVSIWKNENCLENIKCIKNTVESYLNTAQEITKGNEEILTKLPIINGKYPHYIFKKKNYDIKSSINKRSIQFFTDTNIDHYIAYEYYKEDRTEFILTIINQKNNSHQETQSLEMKKFKGKNEDYMGHTNDPYNQHGQHNNGQHGQHNNGQHGQHNNGQHDKHNNGQHGQHNNGQHDEHNKMHRINSDRNKNDYIPSSYLHTIYKTFSEHINRNNGNIYDDEKKNLYDGTVFYIETLNELRIINILFSDSCNELNTDTCGVLVHIWNPSKEAIKGRLKLQCFINKEDKYTDEKNLVYEQGVYHFLFFFKVPLETFLSFRNCTVHAYGAFQLYDMQTYINYKKSFFRRFFYHQPKEINGIELYAQGIKKFICCQEDIHICKIKNIPQCNTKESLNLISVFISILILSLIILIYFTGYKKKKNTNTQENLQSTQNVSLNQNGTS, encoded by the coding sequence ATGAGCTTTgaagataaaaattattcttttagcggaaaaagaaaagagAAAGGTGTTTCTAGTTACAATGaagaattaataaaatgtgAATCTAGTGATAAATGtgaatataaaacaaaaataaaagtaagGATAGGAAATAATCAAAggatattattattattaagaCATTTGAATgaagaatattatttaatattacatcagcataaattaataatagGTTATCCTATGATATATAGAAAGATAGCACCTGAGAGATCTACATATCATTATAAAGCATTTTATGAAAAGGGTGATGATACATATGAAAACCAGAATAAAAGAGGTAAAGATAGATGTGAAggatataaatttaatgaTCAAGATCGATTAAGTATACCAATATTTGAAGATTTTAATGATAAGACATTTTCTATATGTTGTTCATGTGCAGATACACCTATAACATTTGAATCTAACAGTACAATATATGGTGGTTTACCACGAAATATGAGATTACAATGtattaatgataatgaaacaaatagaaaattatataaagaaagaATTGTATCTGTAAAAAAGAGTATACGTCATCTTTTACCATTTTATGCTATATTTCGTTTTATGAGTGatgttaaaatatttataatatttcatataaatataataaaaaaagaaaaagatttttctacttattataaattatatgaagaaaaaaaaaataatctaaataataatatatcatatagATATGTATTAGATGATTctaaaaaagaaattaaattatttgatgaaaaaatatttaatataagttcttcttcatctgcttttgataatattaatataccaagtatatataataattatttattatatccattttttcctgatgaattatataatataaaatatgatacATTGGAATATGGATGTTCTTATAATAAAGCTTTAAAATTTGAATGTATtgaaaatgatgaaaaaaaatgtgaaTATACAGATTCTActtgtttaaaaaaatctatattaatacctattacatatgtatctgataaaaatgatgtaTGTGGATTGATAGGTTATAATGATGTATCTATATGGAAAAATGAAAACTGtttagaaaatataaaatgtataaaaaatacagTAGAATCATATTTAAATACAGCTCAAGAAATTACAAAAGGtaatgaagaaatattaacaaaattGCCTATCATTAATGGAAAATATCctcattatatttttaaaaaaaaaaattatgatataaaatcTTCAATTAATAAAAGATCTATTCAGTTCTTTACAGACACAAATATAGATCATTATATAgcatatgaatattataaggAAGACCGTACagaatttatattaactattataaatcaaaaaaataatagtCATCAAGAAACTCAAAGTCTTGAAATGAAAAAGTTCAAAggaaaaaatgaagattATATGGGTCATACGAATGATCCTTATAATCAACATGGTCAACATAATAATGGACAACATGGTCAACATAATAATGGACAACATGGTCAACATAATAATGGCCAACATgataaacataataatgGACAACATGGTCAACATAATAATGGCCAACATGatgaacataataaaatgcACAGAATCAATTCTgatagaaataaaaatgattatattcCATCTTCCTATTTAcatacaatatataaaacatttaGCGAACATATAAACCGAAATAATggaaatatttatgatgatgaaaaaaaaaatttatatgatggaactgttttttatatagaaacattaaatgaattaagaattataaatatattattttcagATTCATGTAATGAATTGAATACTGATACTTGTGGAGTTCTTGTACATATATGGAATCCATCTAAAGAGGCTATCAAAGGTAGATTAAAATTACAATGTTTTATAAACAAAGAAGATAAATATACTGATGAAAAAAATCTGGTGTATGAACAAGGAGtttatcattttttgttcttttttaaaGTACCTTTAGaaacatttttatcattcAGAAATTGTACTGTACATGCATATGGAGCTTTCCAATTATATGATATGCAAACctatattaattataaaaaaagcTTCTTTAGAAGgtttttttatcatcaaCCTAAAGAAATTAATGGTATTGAATTATATGCTCAAGGTATAAAGAAATTTATTTGTTGCCAAGAagatatacatatatgtaaaattaaaaacataCCTCAATGTAATACAAAAGAATCTCTTAATCTAATAAGTGTTTTTATTTCCATATTAATCCTTTCTcttattattcttatctATTTTACtggatataaaaaaaaaaaaaatacaaacaCCCAAGAAAATCTTCAAAGTACGCAAAATGTTTCTCTCAACCAAAACGGAAcatcataa
- a CDS encoding hypothetical protein (conserved Plasmodium protein, unknown function): protein MITQKQKDKKRNFKILFERRIILSHQNEKHVDKSMYAFYGICLIIFSVFIILLSTMFFFFNMHPYALYYYIITVGTIPIYILYKYFTWIFLQLFKYS, encoded by the coding sequence atgatcaCACAAAAACagaaagataaaaaaaggaatttcaaaatattgtttgaaagaagaattattttatcaCATCAGAATGAAAAACATGTAGACAAATCTATGTATGCATTTTATGGAATATgtttaattattttttccgtatttattattttattatcaaccatgtttttttttttcaatatgCATCCTTATGccttatattattatattataacgGTTGGTACTATTCcgatttatattttatacaaatattttacTTGGATATTTTTACAACTTTTCAAATATTCTTAA
- a CDS encoding hypothetical protein (conserved Plasmodium protein, unknown function) yields MNEESICTFSSVTDDVDDDSSIRNQKILEKGGFYEEKESAKNWFAVENIKLRNKLKKLKYKYEKLQRNLNMKYQLLKNKQDNVRNENLYLEIDKVLKKRRKGKTYKNSYIQTDITFLNNRFITWDSYFEDSEIQKCSSDGDAEILKKRRLSKNINSIKFTNAFEHITKKLNINERYKKKKEKILYHTPDGNKDYYMSIKDMNHSKNNNDNNIFNHVEEYINKRNAFIYNKNHGIYKNSGIYKNQFLYNFYTNDDVIYIKEITENHSNNLKDIKLKNNVHTNYNQLKGTNHHYNNNTDYQNEKINQINNSLLYNKQYHLIKSNHNVSTSENMEKDKKYTKNQHKNHFITNQVNINSDTIKNKQTKKEEEENNTKKKKKKKKKKXXXXXXXTNIHNHHNLSCDQFNIKKKKQTYKDVLLKNMKMKVNQTCKNIVKVDENYSNQINQIQCIKKVPEKIRGNLKHSYSTFEFLKNCDKQNETNNNHSSIDNVDHQMNNTNCLTTNEILSSKNKKKGLFNKQKFFIKNMYLNQNVLQSQLRNQQEDEKYPYDDKDEKYPYDDKDEKYPYDDKDEKYPYDDKDEKYPYEDKDEKYPYEDKDEKYPYEDKDEKYPYDDKDEKYPYEDKDEKYPYEDKDEKYPYDDKDKKYRYDDKEDQRALLTNKIKQTNNQITPHIKNIKKNKRKKASDITNMNKEDSNLNENINNTSYHNSFNIDDSDIILNENNFVFNNIDKSIEDIKNISLQYKKKAFLFYL; encoded by the exons atgaatgAAGAAAGTATATGTACATTCAGTTCTGTAACAGATGATGTTGATGATGATTCCTCCATTAGGAATCAGAAAATTTTAGAGAAAGGAGGATTTTATGAGGAGAAGGAAAGTGCAAAAAATTGGTTTGCTGTTgagaatataaaattaagaaataaattaaaaaaactcaaatataaatatgaaaaacTACAAAGAAACCTGAATATGAA ATACCAGCTActaaaaaacaaacaagACAACGTGCGCAATGAAAACTTGTACCTAGAAATTGATAAAGTCCTAAAGAAAAGGAGGAAAGGAAAAACATACAAGAATTCATATATCCAAACAGATATAACTTTTTTAAACAATCGATTTATAACATGGGATAGTTATTTTGAAGATAGTGAAATTCAGAAATGTTCTAGTGACGGGGATGcagaaatattaaaaaaaagaaggctatcaaaaaatattaattcaATTAAATTTACTAATGCTTTCGAACATATAACTAAAAAATTGAATATTAATGAGAgatataagaaaaaaaaagagaaaattttatatcataCTCCAGATGGGAATAAGGATTATTATATGTCTATAAAAGATATGAATCatagtaaaaataataatgataataatatatttaatcaTGTTGAAGAATACATCAACAAAAGAAATGCtttcatttataataaaaatcatggaatatataaaaatagtggaatatataaaaatcaatttttatataacttttatacaaatgatgatgttatttatataaaagaaattacAGAAAATCATTCTAATAACCTTAAAGacataaaattaaaaaataatgttcATACAAATTATAATCAATTAAAAGGAACTaatcatcattataataacaatacagattatcaaaatgaaaaaattaatcaaataaataattctttattatataataaacaatatcatttaataaaaagtaaTCATAATGTTAGTACATCTGAAAATATGGAGAAggataaaaaatatacaaaaaatcAACATAAGAACCATTTTATAACCAATCAGgttaatataaattcagatactataaaaaacaaacaaactaaaaaagaagaagaagaaaataatacaaaaaagaaaaaaaaaaaaaaaaaaaaaaaatNNNNNNNNNNNNNNNNNNNNacaaatatacataatCATCATAACTTAAGTTGTGATCAAttcaatataaaaaaaaaaaaacagaCATATAAAGATGtacttttaaaaaatatgaaaatgaaaGTGAACCAAActtgtaaaaatattgtaaaGGTAGATGAAAATTATTCAAATCAAATAAACCAAATAcaatgtattaaaaaagttCCTGAAAAAATTCGAGGAAATCTTAAACATTCATACAGCACATTcgaatttttaaaaaattgtGACAAGCAAAAtgaaacaaataataatcatagTAGTATAGATAATGTTGATCATCAAATGAACAACACAAATTGTTTAACCACAAACGAAATATTATCAAgcaaaaataaaaaaaaaggtcTTTTTAATAAGCAAAAGtttttcattaaaaatatgtatcTCAATCAAAATGTATTACAATCACAATTAAGGAATCAACAGGAAGATGAAAAGTATCCATATGACGATAAAGATGAAAAGTATCCATATGACGATAAAGATGAAAAGTATCCATATGACGATAAAGATGAAAAGTATCCATATGACGATAAAGATGAAAAGTATCCATATGAAGATAAAGATGAAAAGTATCCATATGAAGATAAAGATGAAAAGTATCCATATGAAGATAAAGATGAAAAGTATCCATATGACGATAAAGATGAAAAGTATCCATATGAAGATAAAGATGAAAAGTATCCATATGAAGATAAAGATGAAAAGTATCCATATGAcgataaagataaaaagTATCGATATGATGATAAGGAAGACCAAAGGGCTCTCCTgacaaataaaataaaacaaacaaataatcaaataacgcctcatataaaaaatataaagaaaaataaaagaaaaaaagcCAGTGATATTACTAATATGAACAAAGAGGATTCCAATTtgaatgaaaatataaataatacttCTTATCATAATTCGTTTAATATAGACGATTCagatattattttgaatgaaaacaattttgtttttaataatattgataagagtattgaagatataaaaaacatttCCTTAcaatacaaaaaaaaggCATTCCTTTTCTACTTATAa